A single genomic interval of Flavihumibacter rivuli harbors:
- a CDS encoding SDR family NAD(P)-dependent oxidoreductase, with product MKDLANKVAIVTGAGSGIGHSIAVLFAEEGANVVVSDINEKGGNETVTAIRSKGGEAIFVKADTSSAKDNEALVSAAVKQYGALHIAVNNAGIAGPSAPTGEYPIDGWEKVIAVNLNGVFYGMRYQIPAMLESGYGSIINISSILGSVGFANAPAYVAAKHGVVGLTKNAALEYGTQNIRANSIGPGFIMTPLLENNLDEATLKFLETKHSLGRLGQPGEVAELALWLASPRSSFVTGSYYTVDGGYTAQ from the coding sequence AAGATCTTGCCAACAAAGTAGCCATCGTAACCGGCGCAGGTTCCGGTATCGGTCATTCCATTGCCGTTCTTTTTGCAGAAGAAGGAGCCAACGTTGTGGTTTCGGATATCAATGAAAAAGGGGGCAATGAAACGGTAACGGCCATCCGGTCAAAAGGAGGCGAGGCCATCTTCGTTAAAGCTGACACCTCCAGTGCAAAGGATAATGAAGCACTGGTATCAGCCGCTGTAAAGCAATACGGGGCACTGCATATTGCAGTGAACAATGCAGGCATAGCTGGTCCCAGCGCCCCCACCGGTGAATACCCCATCGATGGCTGGGAAAAGGTCATCGCGGTCAACCTCAATGGGGTCTTCTATGGCATGCGTTACCAGATCCCTGCTATGCTGGAATCGGGCTATGGCAGCATCATCAATATCTCCTCCATCCTGGGCAGTGTAGGCTTTGCCAATGCGCCCGCCTATGTGGCTGCCAAGCATGGTGTAGTGGGACTGACCAAGAATGCGGCGTTGGAATATGGCACACAAAACATCAGGGCAAATTCGATCGGGCCAGGCTTCATCATGACCCCCTTACTGGAGAACAACCTCGATGAAGCCACACTAAAGTTCCTTGAGACCAAACATTCCCTTGGCAGGCTGGGCCAACCCGGGGAAGTAGCAGAACTGGCCTTATGGCTGGCCTCACCCAGGTCTTCCTTTGTAACGGGTTCCTATTATACGGTTGA